In a genomic window of Hymenobacter chitinivorans DSM 11115:
- a CDS encoding response regulator: MSASSSLLLPFDPGLRVLVADDNELNQLVVCRALEEWNIVATTAENGRQAVELASTQPFDAVLMDIQMPEMDGYEATRRLRRHQHLKQLPIIGLTASFSPTDQARALAAGMNETLPKPFEPTLLHASLVRHTARIRPSVTVRPPAAAPDPTDIGTIRPEWHLLDELAAGNEAFIAQIITTFLQQTPSLYQQLATADRQDLARMAHKLKGQIVYFGVPAIQQCLEKLERPLSPADAEAAPHLVAMVGHQLAALYPHLELRLQNQLRR, translated from the coding sequence ATGTCTGCTTCCTCCAGTCTGTTACTACCCTTCGACCCCGGCCTGCGCGTGCTCGTTGCCGACGATAATGAGCTCAACCAGCTCGTGGTGTGCCGGGCGCTGGAGGAATGGAACATAGTGGCTACTACCGCCGAGAATGGGCGGCAGGCCGTGGAGCTGGCCAGCACCCAGCCCTTCGACGCGGTGCTGATGGATATTCAAATGCCCGAAATGGACGGCTACGAAGCCACCCGGCGGCTGCGGCGGCATCAGCACCTGAAGCAACTGCCCATTATTGGCCTCACCGCCTCCTTTTCGCCCACCGATCAGGCTCGGGCTCTGGCGGCGGGCATGAACGAAACCCTGCCCAAGCCCTTCGAGCCTACCCTGCTGCACGCCAGCCTAGTGCGCCATACCGCCCGGATCCGTCCCAGCGTTACGGTCCGCCCGCCCGCCGCAGCTCCCGACCCTACCGATATTGGCACCATTCGGCCCGAGTGGCACTTGCTGGATGAACTGGCCGCCGGCAACGAAGCGTTTATTGCCCAAATTATTACCACCTTTCTGCAGCAAACTCCCTCTCTCTACCAGCAACTGGCTACTGCCGACCGTCAGGATCTGGCCCGGATGGCACATAAGCTGAAAGGGCAAATCGTGTATTTTGGCGTGCCGGCTATTCAGCAATGCCTCGAAAAGCTCGAACGGCCCCTTTCTCCCGCCGATGCCGAGGCTGCCCCACACCTGGTAGCCATGGTAGGTCATCAGCTGGCCGCGCTATACCCTCACCTGGAGCTTCGGCTGCAGAATCAGCTCCGCCGGTAA
- a CDS encoding LytR/AlgR family response regulator transcription factor, translated as MPAPSSPLRCLVVDDDPLSVQIVINCINNTPFLTAIGSYDSAMAAAEVLRTQPVDLLFLDVEMPLMSGIDLLNTLQNPPLVILITSSKHYAVEAFEHDVVDYLVKPISYARFLKAAQKALELSDTSLTPPAAASAIPTSTDPDFTFVKVDTKLVKVLFNDVSYVEALGDYVHIVMPHSKLIVYSTMKAVEEKFPTSIFVRAHRSFIVNLKRVQAIEDNTITIENKQIPIGQTYLREVLQRLNKF; from the coding sequence ATGCCAGCACCCTCCTCTCCCCTGCGTTGCCTCGTTGTAGATGACGATCCGCTATCCGTTCAAATCGTTATTAATTGCATCAACAATACTCCTTTCCTAACCGCCATTGGTAGCTACGACAGCGCTATGGCGGCGGCCGAAGTACTGCGGACCCAACCCGTCGATTTGCTGTTTCTGGATGTCGAAATGCCGCTGATGTCGGGCATTGATCTGCTCAATACCCTGCAGAACCCGCCCCTGGTTATTCTCATTACCAGTAGCAAGCACTACGCCGTCGAAGCCTTCGAGCACGATGTAGTGGATTACCTGGTGAAGCCCATCAGCTACGCTCGGTTTCTGAAAGCAGCCCAGAAAGCTCTTGAACTTTCCGATACGAGCCTAACGCCCCCCGCAGCCGCCAGCGCGATACCAACCAGCACCGACCCCGACTTTACCTTTGTCAAGGTCGATACCAAGCTGGTCAAAGTTCTGTTCAACGATGTCAGCTACGTCGAAGCCCTGGGCGACTATGTCCACATCGTTATGCCCCACAGCAAGCTTATTGTGTACAGCACTATGAAGGCGGTGGAAGAAAAATTCCCGACTTCTATTTTCGTGCGGGCTCACCGTTCCTTTATTGTCAACCTAAAGCGGGTGCAAGCAATTGAAGACAATACAATTACCATCGAAAACAAGCAGATTCCCATAGGACAGACCTACCTGCGCGAAGTCCTGCAACGGCTGAACAAATTCTAA